The DNA window TAAATTCACGGTTTCAAAAGAAGCACCATTCACTATGAGCTTAGTGGAGTTACATAAGCCTTGTAAAGGCATAATTGTGATACACcgaatgacctttgacctccaaAAGCCCTGCAGTGCAGAGTCCAGGTTGCCTCTGAGCCACACTGCCCACAGGTGTTTCACTCTGGTTGTTTGTGGTGGAGTGTTTATGTTTACCCATGAAGAAGAGGGACTCCTCTGTGAGTCAAGGCGGGACTCTGGAGTTTGGAGTTAGGAGGCGTGGCCTACACAACCACCCAGGCAGGTGCCTGCATACCCCCGGATAGGCCTGGGTTCAAGCTCTGGTCTGCAGCATCCTGCTCCCCTTCTGAAGGGTCGGGCTCTGTGCCCGCCTCCGGATCGTCCATCAGCAGCACCTGGGCCaaacaatacacacacgcacacgcacacatatgcacatgcatacgcacacacgcacacacacacacacacacacacagtgaaacacagacacacgcacacgcacacgcacacatatgcacatgcatacgcacacacacacacacacacacacagtgaaacacagacacacacacacacacacacacacacacacaccacgcatatgcacatgcacatgcacatgcacacgcacatacacacacacacacatatgcacatgcatacgcacacacgcacacgcatacgcgcgcgcacacacacacacacacagacacacgcacacgcgcacacacacacacagacacactggttAGCCAAATTAATAATACTCCCAACACAAGAATTTGTGTGCGACTACCTGAGTTTAACTCCCTCAGAAACCATAAAAACTGCAAACACGCAGGGCACACAGAATAAAGGGTTCTGCAAATGTTCCTTTCTACAGAAACAATAAGGTTTATAGCCCAGTAATGTCACTGTGGATGTGACTGTGGACGGGATTGTCCACATGATGAAAAGGGGAGACCAGCACAGATCCTTCGTGCTGTGGATACCCCAGTACAGTATCTCATCGAGGAATCTAGTCACGTAAGCAGGCTCCAAGGGTCAAACCGGAGGCACGGCAGTGGAAAGAAAGCCCTCATGTGCAGCTGCATGTCTGACCTCCTCCAAAGCCTCCACTGGCACAACCTTTCCACAGGTAAAACAGGGGAGGACACCGGAACGACACCTGAGTAACACTAGCACAACTGAACTGAATGGTAATGGAATGTCAGACAGCCAAAATTACAGccgaaaaaatgtaataaatatgaagaaaagTTAAAAACCCACAGCCCACAGAGGGGCACCAAAAGGATGGCGCCATCACGCAGAAACGGACTGGAATTCTTCCAAAGATCCGAAAATGATCGAAACAATGCCACGGACCTCCTGATGATCTAATCCCTGTGAGAAACCTTTCGGGCATCCTTAAATCCCACATTCCTCCGCGCGTTTAAAAAATCCTGAAGTGCGCCACTTGACATGCTAATGACCTTCAACTGGAACACTCTCAACAACAACcctaaaaccccccccccccacccctcacccccaccaaTCTCTGAACCCCATCCCATCTCCACGACATCAGCGGGCAGAAACGTGTTCGAAATGTCACTGGTTTTCCTGGGATAAATGGATGATTTGTTGCACCCGGCAActgcggggggaggagggcaatGTGGGCTGGTGGAGCCCGGCCTCTGCGGGGGAGGAGGGCAATGTGGGCTTCGGGCCGGAGAATGAACCCTCTCTTTAAATCCCCGTTCTGTCAGAGGGCAGGAGGGTGGGGCAATTACACAGGGCTATTATGATTCCAGCGACGGAGGAAATGACACTGAGCGAGAGTCAGTcaacgggggggggcgggtccgCACCAATCCAGAGGCTGAACTGGGCACATTCACATGGCGCCATTGCTACGTCACTGAAAAGCGGGGGTACAACACTGAGCATGATTCAGCCCGATGCCGGAAGGGAAACATTACAGTCATCCAGCCCAGGGAGGCGAACAAAAGTGCCCAAATACCAGGAGGTGGACATTAATTCTCTGTcctaattttttttgaaaaaaggtCTGAAGGAAAGGATAATTCATTATTGAGATGCACGGTTCCTTAATGTTTGCCACAGCAGTACTGTGCAGTTCAAGGTTAATCCCCAGCTAAGTTCACACCAAACACCACCCACTGCTTCGACACTTAAGTAGTGCAGGGAGAGATAACGGTAAAAGCACTGTTGACTGATGTTTGACCTCCCGCCCTCCAGGGGGCGTACTCATACATAAAGCTGCTTTAGTCAGGAGGATAGCCCTTTGGAGCCACCTGGGCACGGAATGGCAACAAACGCAGGGACGCATGCCATGGAGACGAGTCATTCAGGCGGTCACTCATTCCCATGGACATTCAGTGGCACACAGTTTCCGTTACTGAGATGCTGGGGAATGTTTTGTTTCCAAAATATTCTAGAGAATGATACAAAGAGAAATATTCACACGACCTAGTTTCTCAGGGAACTCAGGGAAATAGTGcatgtgaggagagagagggagagagggagagagggagagagagagagagagagagagagagagcaaaaaggGGCATGAGAGATGaaggggaaggaaggagagTGCGCTGACTCAGTTTTTCCTGGATCTGCACCATACAGGCTTGCCGTGTTCGGGTCACACAGTAACACTAGATACTTCCTGTCCAGCATGGGAGTGTttatgtggggggagggggggggggggaggggggggttggccCCAACAGGTGCACAGcagaaaaaattgaataaattcaGCCACACAGAGCCAGGGATCGTGGGATCCACCTCTCATGCTGACACTGACCGGGACACTAGGATCGCTTCCTCCAACATCCCGGCCATGATTCAAAGTTACCAGAGGGCTGTGCTCGAAATTCTTCTGATTTTGGATTCTAGTCAGTCAGAGCCCAAACTCCAAAATCAAAGGGGGGATGCTATTCTGGGCCACACATAAACTCTAACAGGGATTTTCATCTTGTGACATTCAGAGCATGCAGATACAGCACTTTCGTTtaactttattattttacaacCAGTAGCTCTATTGTGATTGTGACACTAAGCAGGTTCCACCCACTCACAAGACTTTGAAGGACTGTTATTGGACACAGCCATTTATGGGCCTTACCTGCGATTCCTCATTGGTCACCCAGGGCGATGACTCAGTCTGTTTTCCTTGGTCCCGCGGTGTCTCAGTGGTCTTTAGGCTCTTGTACTTCCTCATCGTCAGGCTGTCCACCACCCAGAACATGATAGCCTGGTGAAGAGAGCACACACCATCGCTCAAACGTGCAAAAATTAAGGATGGTTGTACCCACTGAAAACAGTCTctctcatgcatgcatgcatgcacagccagccagacacagacatacacacacacacacagacatacacacacacatagcatcTGTACTCACATTGACAAAGAAGGGTACAATAAGCATGACCAGGACCAGCTCCAGCTGAGGGTTTGGGATGTGGTCCAGCAGAACCTCCTgtaactgcagcacagagagtttgctTATAGCCAGCTGGCAAGCATTCAGCTGGGGCAAGCGGATGGATAGAGGCATGTGGACGAAGGGCTCCATATCCATATTCATACACTATTGTGTTTACTGTATTTCCAAATACTGTGTACTTTGCCTTTCTGAAAAAagtgccctccctctctcatcattctctctctctctgtctgaaagTCTGTCTCACGGTCTCCCTCGCTGAGATTTTCTCACAGCTGCACAGACTCTTCACTGCAATACAGCAGGTGTGTGATTTGACCAAATGATTCCAGGGGAATGCCCTGTGGactcagggagggagaggcagagtgtGAATGAGAAGAAGATGGCTACCAtcgcacacacagagatacagcactGCACTGAAAGGTGGAgagtatttttgagaaatacgtttcatgtgaccccccccccccctcccccacgaaGCTGTCGCCAGGAAGAACGCGACTCGGTGCGCCCTCATGTTTGGGGGAGGAATGTTAATGACAGTGTGGGTAATGTCCCCCTCCCatgagacaaagagagggtgCTGTAATTGCAGACGCTGGGCTGGAATGCAGGAACATACATGAAACATACATGCGtcgcaaaaaataaaaaattttaattaaaaagcacaaatgGGCCTTGTGCATGATAAGCAAACTTGTTAGGGTTGAATAAAAGACTGATGGTTAAAATGGTATTTGCGCAGGTAAGCTAACAACTGCAAAGATGCTTATTTTAGACCgttatataaaatattgaaCTAAAATGAATTCAGCTCTCTGGGATATGCATGAACTACAGAAACCCTTTGTGGCATCATGACCACAACGTCTGGATGCTTGGAATTGCTCCCACGCTCTTAAAAAATGCATCGCCATTGTCTCTCCGGTGCATTCTGCATCTTCCCGTGGCTCCATGGTTTGAATTGCGCAGACGCATTCACCcgaaaaacaaaatgctgttTTCATGTTAAACATCAAAGGAGAATAAAaagggaaaggaaagaaaaagaacggCGACTTCCGGTCCCACGGGCGGAGAGGCCGGGGGACTAGAGGGAGCGTCTGGCCTCCAGCTTACCCACAGCGGAGCGCTCGAAACCGCGGTTCCCGCAAGAGCAGTATTCGGGTGAACGCCGCCCCCTTGTCTTCTCGGTCACGTTCCAGGTTCAATTTGGCACCGCGAGAGTAAACAAACGCGGCTGTAACCACGGAAACTCTGCGCCGATCCAGACCAGCACTCCGGTCATTCACAGTGCGTTCTCAAAGACAGAGTCTGGACGGGGAGAAATGCCCACGCAGAGGACGGCGGACATCTTTGCAGCCGCGGCAGCATCTTCTGCAGAGCATTCACCTCTAGTTGCTCAGATTACTTTGTGTTCAAGCTCAAAATGAGGCTTACTGTCATGGCATTACGCAGTTTCACAATGGCACTACCAAAGCATAATGCATACGATGATGTTACTATCCGTTCAGCTTCAGGCTGCGTAACAGGACTTAGAGGGGATCTGCACCACTGTGTGTTCTTGTTTACCAACAGGGCTTGGAAGGGCCCACGTCTCTCAAAATTGTGCCTAGGCTATATAAATCCACCATGTTGCTCACGTCATTCCCCCACCGTAAAGATAAGGATATTTTGACTACAAACTTCGTATCCCGGATCTTGGCCACACCCGTTTATCCTGATTGGCTTGATGAGGACCAAGCTGATTAGAAGGGCCAGACGCACAGGTGGGGAGGAAGTGCGAGCGAAACGTCGTTGACGCCAGGAAGTGCTAGCCGGAAAAGCAACAAGCACTGGCACGCACGGGCTCGTCTGGGATTAGTGCTAGTGACACTTAACAGGGCCGAGCTCCACCTCTATGTATATAAGTTACTCTGAACTAAGGCTCGATCGCGGACGCTAACTAACAGACAGTATGTCTAAGATGCGATAAGGATCAGCTTCCCTGTGTTTCCGCTCCCACGCACCACTCTGTTGTCATACATTAAATCAGACACCTGGCCTGGCTTTCATGCATTCTCCACATATAACAGCATAGAGAATGCTTTTTCTCCATCTAAGGAGTTTCGCAATGCCAATGGGCCGTGAGACCACCTCACAGAGACACCATAACGTGTTTTACTGTGCTTGTGAGGACGGGGTTTGTGGGTACTTACGTTGGTCCAGCCAGGGATAAGCAGCACCACACTGATCACACACTTCTCCAGCACCATGATGAGCAGATAAACCGCACACTGGCTGAGCCACGCCGCGGCCTGAGGAGGATCCCCTGTAAAGAGACACCATTACCACACACCGACCGCACACTGCACCGCACACTGACCACAAATTGGGcgcacactgaccacacacactgaccacaaACTGATTGCACGCTGACTGCACACTGACCACAAATTGGGcgcacactgaccacacacactgcccacaaACTGACTGCACACTGACCACGCGCTGACCACTAATGCCTGACCCCCACTGCAGCCAATGAGGGAAACCTGGAAAGAGATACTACCATCAAATACCGACCACTCATTTGGCTCCACTTACACACAAAGAACAAGtttttcttacaaaaaaaaatttgcacgATATGCGCATTATTTTATCAGCCCATTACTCTTGATGTAAATGGAAAACAGGCTCTTGATAGAAGACGCAAGCTCTTTCGCTTGCCTTACGACATCAGGCACCCATTTCCCCAGACAATCTAGCCCTTTCAAACAAACagcccctctcttccccccctaaccccctaaaCCCAGGACCTCCACATCACGAAGAGCTGAAAGGTTTAAGTCCACCTTATTTAAACAACTTTTGTCAAACAGAACCGGTTCTTTCAAGGGCAATAGCCATACATTGAGCGGGGACCGTCTAGTGACAGGGTCACCTGTCATGATGAACGAGCGCTGTAAAGGCTTTCGGAGAGGGATAATTCACTCTAAGCCCGGTACATGCCACACTATTCAAAATGGCCGTCGAGTTAACGGCAAGTGAAGGTGACATACAGAATGACTGGAAAATGGCGGAATTGAGGGAGCTGGGATGACAACACGCAAGTTTAAAATGGGGAACCATGTAGCGTGTCACTACGACAGGACTCTGCACCAAGGTCACGGCCATGTGTGCCACCCACCATCGAA is part of the Anguilla anguilla isolate fAngAng1 chromosome 7, fAngAng1.pri, whole genome shotgun sequence genome and encodes:
- the tmem110l gene encoding transmembrane protein 110, like, whose product is MFLIKRMYNSHIMMATNMSEASNPHGCDNGALMDRFGVLIQGLLAVVAFSTLMLKRFREPAAIRRPWRIWFYDTSKQAIGALFIHFANVFLSTLTKEDPCSLYLMNFLLDATMGMLIIWVGVKVVSCVVEYKQLTLLTFGEYGDPPQAAAWLSQCAVYLLIMVLEKCVISVVLLIPGWTNLQEVLLDHIPNPQLELVLVMLIVPFFVNAIMFWVVDSLTMRKYKSLKTTETPRDQGKQTESSPWVTNEESQVLLMDDPEAGTEPDPSEGEQDAADQSLNPGLSGGMQAPAWVVV